In the genome of Dyadobacter fermentans DSM 18053, the window GAGCACATATTCGGATTTCTTGCTGATGTACGCCGGTGGAATGCCCGTATCGGTCGCTTTATCATTGTACCGGAGGAGCGATTTGGCGGCGATCAGGAAGCCGATGGCTGAATATTGGTTTACTAATACAAAAACAAAAATGAGCAGACGCTCAGACATACCTATCCAACGGCCGGCATTGGCGAGGTTATCGTCGGCGTCCGGGGCCAGTTTGCTGAGTTCTTCCCGCCAGGGCCTGGTGAGGATACCAACCAGAAACGACACCGGAGACAGCGAAAGCAGCGCACCGGACACCGTTGCAAGGGTTTTGGGAGTGTTGATCCACGTAATAAATGACTGAAAACCAATGGGAATGCTGCTTGTCAGAATCACTGCAGTGAGCGCAATTGTGGCCAGGTGAGCAGCCTGGTCGGCGATGAACCATGTAAGCGAGCCCTTTTTGTCGAATGAGATTTTAACAAGGTCGATTACCCCGTGGGCAATGCCCAGCAAAATCGCCGGAAGCGGGTTTTTCCACTGATGCAGGGCAATATACGACACGATGATGACCAGCAATGTATGGAAATACAGGTAGCGCGACTTGTACTTTTTCTCTTTTTTGTCGGTTACCCAGCGGGTCGGCTGCCAGTAGAAATCTACGAGAATATGGGCCAGAAGCAGCAGCAAAAATTCTTTCATTGCAGGTTAGCGTTTGGTGTATAGTGATAACTGCTGCGGAAAGGTAGCAAGAAAACTTTCAATTGCCCACCACCGGGAAGCCGCAATGCGCTGGCTCGCTGCCGGTTGACTGATGGAAAGCATGTCGGCGATTTGAGTTACATTTTTGCCTTGCAGCAGGGCTTCAATCACCTGGCTTTGGGCCACGGTCCAGCTATCGATGACCGTTTCCAGCAGATCCAACGTGGCCGACAGCGGTTCCGAGGGCCTGGGCAGCGCAATGCCGATCCTGGCTTTCTGCCGGCGCATCGTATCAGCCAGGTGCCCCGATAACCTGAACGCCTCGCCATCGGAAGTCCCGGGGCGGTCGGTGAGCTGTTCGGTTTTGCCGATTCCGATGGCTATGCGCAGGTCGGCGGCGGGAGCCTGCTTGCGCATGGATGCGCGGGCGAGGATGGCAACGCGCATGGCTTCTTCCGGGTTTTTCAGCACGGCCTGGAAGCTGTCGCCACGGTATATTTCAGGCGCGAGCGTCCATTTAAAAGTCTGGTTCTGATGTAGAATGGCGAGCATTTCTTCCAGCCACAAAGTTGTTTCCTCGCGTGAAAACTGGGTATAGTTCACCATATCTGCGGTGATAACGGCCTGGAACGTCTTCATGAGTATAAGGCTTTTTGCTTATATATCACAAATATAAGCTAAAAACCTTATATCAGGCAGATATAAGGTAAAAACCTTATGCATTTTCCAGATAAGCCTTTGCCAAATGGGTCCATTCATCTTTCAAACTGCCCTTAAAAACCTCTGCTCCGGCACGTCTGTACCAATATCCGGCATTGAACGTGTCACCTTCGACGCGGTGGAGGTAGGCATGCAAACGGTCGTAAGAGCGCGTTCCTTCCTTGCTTTGTGCGATGTTGTGAGCCGCTTCCCAATCGCCTTTGGCGTCGTGCCAAAGTGCTTCCAGAAGCACTGGAAGGCCATTTGGAGGCGTGGGGAGTGTGAGTGTTTCCTGGAATTGTTCGAATGACATGGTGAGTGGATAATGATGGATGACGGAAAAAACCGGTTGCAAGATGCTAATATTTCGAAACAACATGAAAATTCTGCGGGCTAATTGTAACCTGGCCCGAAACGTGCCCCTGAGCCCTGATTTACCGATTTTACTTGTATATTGTACGGTATAATTGAAATCCCAAATCCATTTATGTTTAAAAAATTATCAACGATATTAGGCTGCACAACCCTGGCGATTTACTGCCATGCGCAGGAAACCTTCCCCCGCAACGGTGCCTACGATGAAAGAACCGGCCGGTACGCTTTCACCAATGCCACGATCGTAGCCGACCCGAAAACCACGATAGAAAACGCAACCATGCTGATCGAAAACGGGGTGATCCGTGAAACGGGCAAGCAGGTGAAAATCCCCGCCGGAACGGTTGCCATTGATTTGAAAGGCAAATTTATCTACGCTTCGCTCATCGAACTGGATTCCGATTATGGAATGCCGGAGGTGAAAAGAGCCCAAGGCGGAGGCGGGCGGCAAACCCCTCAGCTGGAATCGAACAAGAAAGGCGCCTTTGGCTGGAACCAGGCCATCCAGCCCGAAACGGATGCGAGTATCCTCTTTACACCCGATGATAGAAAGGCAGGCGACCTGCGTAAAATCGGCTTCGGCACGGTGCTGGTGCATGCGCACGACGGTATCGTGCGCGGGAACGGCGCACTCGTAACCCTCACCGACGAGCCCGCCAACAAGGCCATGCTGAACAGCCGGGCATCGGCCCACTTTTCGTTCAGCAAGGGAAGTTCCTCGCAAACCTACCCGTCGTCGGGTATGGGCGTAGTGGCGCTGCTGCGGCAGAACTATTACGATGGTGACTGGTACGCGAAAGGGGGAGATAATAAGGAAACCAACCTGTCGCTGGAAGCATTCAACCGGATTAAAGGATTGCCTTCTTTTTTCGAAGCGAATGATAAATACAGCGTTTTGCGGGCCGATAAAATCGGTGATGAATTTGGCATTCAATACATTATCCGCGGAGGAGGCGATGAATATCAGCGCATCCGGGAAATCCGCGAGAGCAAGGCTACATTGCTACTGCCGCTCGTTTTCCCGGACGCCTACGACGTTTCAGACCCGTGGGACGCGGAGATGGTGACCATGAGCCAGCTCAAACACTGGGAACTTGCGCCGGCCAATGCGTCGGAAGTGGCGAAGGCCGATATTCCGTTCGCTTTCACGGCCTCGGGCCTCCGAAACAAAGCGGATTTCTGGAAAAACCTGCGCACGGCCATTGAATACGGCTTGCCGAAGGAAAAGGCATTGGCGGCATTGACCACCCTTCCGGCCTCGCTCATCAAGGCGGACAAACAGATCGGCAGCCTCAAACCCGGCATGCTGGCCAATTTCATCATCACATCCGGCGACCTGTTTTCGAAGGATAATGTGATTTATGAAAACTGGGTCCAAGGCAAGAAATTCGTTCTCACGGCACTGGATGCGCCCGATATCAGAGGCAGCTACTCGTTATCGCTGAATAACCAGCCTGCCGGAAAATTGCAGATCACAGGCTCGCCGGAAAAGCCGGAGTACAAAATCGTTATCAGTGACTCGGTGCAAATCACGCCCAAAGCGATACTTTCCAACGCATTACTCACCTTGACCTACCAGCAGGACAAAAAAACTGGCGGGACGACCCGTCTGACGGGCTGGCTGAGCGGCAGCGGGTTTGCCGGGGAAGGCGTGCTGCCCAATGGAACCGTGATCCCATGGAGCGCGGCACTCACCGAAAAGTACCGGGCCATAGCAGCAGCCGATACGACCAAACCTAAAACCCGGGAAAATGGCCCGATCGTTTATCCATTCGTGGGCTATGGCAATGAAACATTGCCTGCCCGGGAAACCATCCTGATTAAAAACGCGACGATCTGGACAAACGAAAAGGAAGGTATTCTTCAAAATGCGGATGTGATCGTTCAAAACGGGACGATTACCAAGGTAGGGAAAGGGTTGGCTGCTCCCTCCGGCGCCAGGACGGTCGATGGAACGGGTAAGCACCTGACCAGCGGAATCATCGACGAGCATTCGCATATCGCACTTTTCAGTATCAATGAAGGCGGCCAGACGAGCTCGGCGGAAGTGCGTATGAGCGATGTGATCAATCCCGACGATATCAATATTTATCGCCAGCTGGCAGGCGGCGTTACGGCCTCGCATTTGCTCCACGGCTCGGCGAACTCCATTGGTGGCCAGAGCGCTATGATCAAGCTGAAATGGGGTGCCAGCCAGTCGGAAATGCTGATGCCTGGCGTGAAAACGATCAAGTTTGCATTGGGCGAGAACGTGAAGCAGTCGAACTGGGGCGATGTGCAGCGCGTGCGCTTCCCGCAGACGCGCATGGGCGTGGAGCAGGTTTATTTCGACCATTTTCTGCGTGCGAAAGAATACGCGGCAAGCTGGAAAAGCTACAATGCGAATGCTAAAAAGCAGAATGCGACCGCGCCTCGCCGCGATATCGAGCTCGATGCGCTGGCTGAGATCCTGGGCAACGAGCGGTTCATCACCTGCCACTCTTATGTGCAGTCGGAAATTAACATGCTGATGCACGTGGCGGATTCCCTGAAATTCAAAATCAATACATTTACGCACATCCTGGAAGGCTACAAGCTGGCCGATGGCATGCAGAAACGCGGCATCGGCGGCTCCACGTTCGCCGACTGGTGGGCATATAAAATGGAAGTGAAAGAGGCGATCCCGTATAATGCCGCACTCATGTATCACGAAGGTGTTACCGTGGCCATCAACTCCGACGACGCCGAAATGGCCCGCCGGCTCAACCAGGAAGCAGCCAAGACCGTCGAATATGGCGGCGTGCCGGAAGAGGAAGCGTGGAAAATGGTGACACTCAATCCCGCCAAACTGCTCCACGTCGACGATCGCATGGGCAGCGTGAAAGTGGGTAAAGATGCAGACCTGGTGCTTTGGAATGCCAGCCCGCTGTCGGTGTATGCAAGGCCTGAATTCACCATGATCGAAGGCACCATTTATTTTGACCGTAAGAAGGATGAGGAGAAACAGAAACTGATCGCCACCGAACGCGAAAGGCTGATCCAGAAAATGCTGGGCGAAAAGGCCGAAGGCAAGCCGACGCAAAAGCCGGAAGCGACCAAGCCCCACATGTGGCATTGCGAGGATGTTGTCGGCATCCACGCGGAACACGCGGAGGTGGGTAAGTAATACTGTTTCAATAGATTCAATTTGATATTCATGAAAAAATATACATTGATTGCCTGCCTGCTTTTTGGACTGTCGGCAGGATCGCAGGCGCAAAACCCGGCACCTGCCAAACCGCAGGCAAAGCCGATCGTCCTCACCGGCGCAACCATTCATGTCGGGAACGGGAAGGTGATCCCGAACGGAGCCATTGCATTCGACAAGGGCATTATCACGCAGGTAGGGCCTGCCGGTTCGGTAAGCGCACCGGCAGGGGCCGAAACGATAGACGTGAAAGGAAAGCACGTTTATCCCGGCCTCATCTCCCTCAACACAACCGTCGGTTTACAGGAAATTGCTTCGGTAAGGGCCACGCTGGACTACCAGGAAGTGGGTGAGATCAATCCGCACGTGCGCGCAATTGTGGCTTATAATACCGATTCCGAAGTGATTCCTACCTTGCGGGGCAACGGTATTCTATTGTCGCAATCGGTTCCGCAGGGCGGCGCGATTTCCGGGTCGTCATCGGTGTTTTACAGCGATGGCTGGAACTGGGAAGATGCCGTCCTAAAAAAGGACGACGGAATATGGCTAAGCTGGCCACCTTTTCTCGCGGGAAAGTTTGATAACGAGACATTTACCTACGCGATCAAACGGAACGAAAAGCGCCAGGAAACGATCGACCTCTTCAAAAAGACATTTGCAGAAGCAAAAGCCTACTCGGAAATCGCGAACCCAAGCCCGGTGAACCTGCGCCTTGCTGCGATGAAGCCGCTTTTTGAAGGAACAGCAAACCTCTACATCCGCGCCGATTACGCCAAGGATATCATCGAATCCGTGCGTTTTGCGAAGGAAGCAGGCGTGAAGAAAATCGTCATCGCAGGCGGTAACGAGGCCCACAAGGTGACTTCCTTCCTGAAAGAGCACCAGATTCCGGTGATCATCAACACCACACACCGGCTTCCCGACGGCGCCGACGAAAATGTATACCTGCCCTACGAGCTGCCGGGAATACTGCACAAAGCCGGTGTGATAGTAGCGATCACGTACGCCGACGAATGGTGGCGCACGCGTAACCTCGGTTTTCTGGCAGGCACCGCATCCGGTTTCAGCGACGTAGCGCCTGAGGATGCATTGCAATTTGTAACCCGCAACGCTGCCGACATCATCGGGGCCGGACAGCAGGTAGGCACGCTCGAAAAAGGAAAACAAGCCTCATTGCTCGTTTCCGACGGCGACATCCTCGACATGCGCGGAAACGTGGTACAAATGGCCTTCATCCGCGGCGGGAAAGTGAATCTGGATGACAAACAGAAACGGCTTTACGAGAAGTATAAGGAGAAGTACGGGAAGAAGTGATTCCTATGCACGGTTAAAATAAAAGGCATCCATCAACAAATCGATGGATGCCCTTTGCGTTGATATGACTGTCAAACCAGGTAAATCCCGTCTTCCTCAATCCGGATAATGCCTTGCTTGTACAAGCCGCCGATGGCTTTTTTGAAGACTTTTTTGCTGATTTTCAGGCGGGTGTATATTTCTTCGGGGGAGGAGTTGTCGGATAGGTTCAGGAAGCCGCTGCCTTTTTTGACTTCTTCCAGGATTTGCTTTGATACCGGTTCTACCACCTCGTAGCCAGCTTTTTGCAGGCTGATATCGAGCTTGTTTTCTTCGCGGATCTTTTTAACATACCCTTTGATCGAATCGCCTATTTGTAATGGTTGAAACACTTCATTGGCATAAATAAGGCCCTTGTGATATTGGTTTACGACCACATTGTAACCCAGGTCGGTTTTTTGCCAAACGAGCAGATTTACTTCCTCGCCCTCCTGCACCGTCAGTCGTTCGTTTTCCAGGAATTTATCGATTTTGGCGGAGGCTAGCAGGCGCTGCGATTTCTGGTCGAGATAGAGGAATACGACGTGCCATTCGCCTATTTCCATCGGCTGGGGTTGCTCGCGGAAGGGCACGAAAAGGTCCTTGATGAGGCCCCAATCGAGGAATGCGCCGTATTCGGAAACATCCTTCACTTCCAGGAATGCAAACTCGTTGCGGATGATTTTCGGCGTTTGCGTAGTCGCTACCGGCCGATCCTCGGAATCGAGGTAGACGAATACCTTGATCTGGTCGCCGACCTGCATGTCGTCGGTGATGTATTGATTTGGAAGAAGCACTTCTTCACCTTCCACATCGCTCAGGAACATTCCTACGCTGGTGACCCGCTCGATGGTCAGGTAATTGTATTTTCCGATAAATAGCATTATTCAAATAACGAGGTTTGCCGGCAAAGGTAGCGCTTTAAAGCCGTATTTACTCTTCATCACCCATTTCGCCGCCCTTTTCAAAGTTCTGCTTTTCCTTCGAGCGGTTCAGGCGGTATGAAAATGTCAGCAGAAACTGTCGTGGCCGCCATTGGAATACCGAATAGGAGTAATAGCCTGCATTCTCGGTTATGCTGCGTCGTTTTTGTGAATTGAGTAAATCGCGGACGCTCGCCGTGAGGGTGCCGCGGCCTTTGAGGATATCTTTGGATAAACCGAGGTCGATAAAGTAAATGGACAGGTCTTTTCCCTGCGTGGTACGCCTCGGCGCGCGGTAGTTGAACGACGTCTGGAAGTCAACAGACCCGAACAATGTGACACGCGACGATAACCGGCTCGTCCAGGAATAAGTGTCGCTCGAATACAGCCTGTCGTTATAATAACCCTCGTTCATCGCCCTGAAAATATTCGCATTGGCCGTCAGTTTCCACCACGGTGCAGGGTCATAAGTGAGGTTGAATTCAAATCCGTACGAATCGCCTGTGGCGAGGTTAATGGGGGTGATGGTGGTGAAACCGGTAGAGTCGACCGAAGTAATGTTCTCCACCACACCCAGCCTGCGGCGGTAGTAAATGCTGGAAAGCAATGTCCCCTTTTCCATATTAATCAAATGCCCTGCCTCGAATGAATGCGTGAACTCGGGGTTCAGCAGCGGGTTACCGGCGCGGAAAACGCGGGAATCGCTAAAATTTGAGAATGGGAGCAGATCGCGGAAGCTCGGGCGGCTCAGGCGGTAGCTGTAACTGAGCTGCAAAGTTTGCGCGTCTTGCAGCTTGTAGGATAAGTGAATGCTTGGGAAGAGGTTGAAATACCGGCGGTGATTGGTCTCACCGGTCTTTTTCAGTTCGGTCAGGATGTCGGAGTATTCTCCGCGCAAGCCGGCCTGCACAAATACTTTTCCGAACTGGTTGCTGGCCATCAGGTAGGCCGCGTGGATTTTCTCGTCATAGGCCAGCCGGTTGTCGAAGTCCGGAAGGATTACCCAGTAATTGGACTCCTGCTCCTGGTGCACCGAAAAATCATTGTCCAGCAGCCTGATGGAGGTTTTTAACCCGGCTTCCACCTTGCCGTCCTTGCCAAACGGGTGAATGTAATCCAACTGGGCGAGGAAGTTCTTCTCATCTTCGGTGTTGTACGATCGCTGGCGGATATCAACCGAATTGTTGTTAGCCACCTCACGGAACCGCGATGCCTCCGTTTCGTCGCTCAGAATGTATTTCGCGTCGAAAGTCAGGCTTTGCCCTTTTCTCTCAAACGTCTTTACGTAATTGAACGCCGCCTCGATGTTCGTCCGCGGTTCGGTTTCATTCTCCGTACGTGTGACGGTGCGGGTGAGTAGGTTGTTCATGTCAAAGTCGCGGTATTCGAGCTGCGACTTGTTGTCGTTTTGCGAGCGGCGGTAGGAGAGGGTGGCCGTGATGGTGTTGTAGTTGTTCAGGAAATAATCGAGGCCTACGCGGACGTTGTTGGAGTAGCCGGCGCGGTTGCGGCGGTTGGTTTGCTCATACACGAAGCTGGTGTCGGCGCTGTTGTATTCCTGCCTGGAATGTCCCCGGCCAGGGCCGTCGCGGTACATCCAGCCGTAATTTGCGATCAGGTTCACCTTCTTTCTGCGGTAGTTCACATTGAACGACGCCCCGAAGTTGGAAGGATAGCCGGCCGTTCCCGTAAATGTCCCGTTTAGCCCATAGCGGATATTTTTTTTCATGACAATATTCAAGATCCCCACTTCCCCCTCGGCGTCGTAGCGCGACGACGGGTTGGTGATGATCTCCACGCTTTCTATCAGATCCGCCGGAATTTGCCGCAGCGCCTCGGCCGGGTTGAGCCCGACCATACCCGACTGCTTGCCGTCTATCAGAATGCGGACATTCCCGCTTCCGCGTAATGCCACGTTACCTTCCACATCCACGGTCACCGACGGCATATTGTTGAGGATATCCGACGCATTGCCTCCAATATTCGCAAGGTCTTTGCCTACATTAAAAACCCGTTTATCGAGTTGAAGGTCCATCTGGCTTTTTTCGCCCTGCACCACGAGCTCTTCCAGCACGCGGGCGTTGGAGGTAAGGGTGATCGTGCCTAGGGCCACGGGCTGCGCCGCCACGCGGATGTTAGGGACGATTTTTTCGTCCATAGCCAGAAAGGTAATTTTGAGCAGGTAGCTGCCCGGCTCGGCAGGAATGTTGAAAAGACCGTTTTCATCGGCGGTGCCGCCGCCGATCAATGCGGAATCACGCGCTGCGAGGAGCGCGACATTGGCAAAGGGGACCGGTTTTTTGTCCGAATCTTCAAGCTTACCGGTAATGGGGTAGGTGTGTGCAGGTTCATCCTGCGCCAGGAGCTGAAAGCCTGGTAATGCGAGGAATGAAACGATCAGCAATAGTTTCTTCATGACGGCGGTGGCCATAGCGCCCGGCATTGCCCGGCAATATGTTAGGTTGAAGGTGAGCCCGTTAGATTGAAAAGCCGCCCGAAGGTTTAATGGCTTTTTAATCTTCATGAAAAAAAATTGCGTGCCAGCTCCGGCTAGGGTTACGGAATGTGTATCTGACTCATTTCCTGTGCTTTTTGGAGCGTTTCCATGCTGCCGATGTCGATCCAGTACCCCGAGTCCTGGGGCACACCCGCGACATGCAATCCCGCATGCATCGCCGACTCGATCAGCTGCCAGCCTTCGTAGGCAATGCGTTTCGGGAGGAGGTTCAATACCTTTTGGTTGAAAATATAAACACCTGCATTTACCATTAAATCATACTCCGGTTTTTCGGAAAAATGGCTGATATCGCCGTTTTGGTTTATTTCTAACACGCCGTAAGGCACTTTTACGGTGTTAGGAACCGCCAGAACGGCCATATCGGCCTGGCGTGCGAAGTAGGTCGAGCAGAAGTGGTGCACGTCGAAATTGGCATACACGTCGCCGTTGATGACCAGGAAGTGCTCATGCGGCCAGCGCTGTTTGAGGGTTAATGCGCCAATGCTGCCCATCGGAATGCGCTCTTTCACGTACCGCAGCGTCACGCCCGGTTCGCAGCCGTCGCCGAGGTATTCGATCACCTGCTCAGCCAGATGTCCTACCGAAATGTGTATTTCACGGAGGCCGAATGAGGCCAGATGGTCGATCAGATGCCGGATAATGGGCTTCCCGCCCACCGGGATGAGCGATTTGTGGGTATTATCGGTGAGTGGTTTCAGCCGGGTTCCTTTGCCTCCGGCCATGATCACGACATTGACAGGCCAGTAGTTTGGTTCGATGTTCCAATGCATAGGTTTTAAAGGGAATACCTGGATTAACTAATATACCTTTTGATAGTCTTTCCGACCCGTTGTAACTGCGTGTCGGTGATGGAAGTCGAGCAGGGGAGCATCATGCCGCGCAACGAAACTTCCGACGATACGTTTTCCCGCGTAATGAACAGGTTTTGCCTGAACACGGGCAACTGATGAATGGGCGTCCATAAAGGGCGCGTCTCAATGCTTTCGGTAGCCAATGCGACGATCAGCGCGCGGCTTTCGTTCACGAGCATGGCCGAATGCCAGTGGTTGGAATCGGTGCCGGGTGTGAGCTGTTGGAACTGAACCGGTAGTCCATCGAACACCCTGCAGTAGTATTCGGCAACTTCCTTTTTCCGCCGCACAAAGCCGGGCAGCTGCTCCATCTGTGCGGCGCCCATGGCTGCGAGCGGGTTTACGAGTCGGAAATTGTAGCCAAGGGCATCGTGAATGTATTCGGTGGCGTGGCTTTTGGCCTGGGTAATGAGGTGCCTGGCCCGTTTGGCAAGCGCTTCGTCGTTAGTCAGGATGGCGCCGCCGCCGGCTGTGGTGATGATTTTGTTACTGTTGAAACTCATCGTCCCCAGCAATCCCGACGTTCCTGAATGCCTGTTGTGCCGGAACGATCCCAGCGAACATGCCGCGTCTTCCACCACATTAATTGAAAAACGCGCAGCAATATCATTGATCAGCTCCATGTCGCACACATTGCCCAGCAAATGCACCGGCACGACCGCTTTTACGCGTCGGTGGCTTTCGTTGTGGAAGCATCCGCCGGTGTTCCGGTAGGTGTGCTTTTCCAGAAAATCGAGCAGCAGTTCCGTGTCGATCAGCCAGGTAGCCGGGTGAATGTCGATCATTACCGGATCGGCGCCGAGGTATTTGACGGCATTGGCGGTTGCTACAAACGTGAGGTCGGGCACCAGTACGAGGTCGCCGCGCTCCACGCCAGCGAGCGTGAGCGCGACCTGCAATGCGCTGGTACCGTTACTGACGCCGATCGCGTGCGAAGCGCCCGTGTAGTCGGCCAATTGCTGTTCGAAGCGCTTCAAAAAGCTCCCGCCGGAAAGCCAGTTGGAATCCACGGCCTCGGCCATGTATTCTTTTTCGCGACCATTGAGGTTTGGCTCGCAGAGCGGGATGGGGCTAGACGTTTCCATAGCGCGGGTTCATCGGTTCGCTGATTACCTGTTCCCTGAAAAGCGACGCTATTTCCTGAATGCCGTTCGGAACGGTTTTGGAAATTTCGAAGCCCAGCACGCGCTTGATTTTGTCGCAGTTTACCTTGTAATCGCGCGGGTCGGTTACCACCGGATGATAGTTCACTTCCAGCGATGGTATTTCCCTGCCGATTTCGGCGGCGAGCATTTTTTTGGTGTAGTTCTGGGCCGTGTCGCCCACGTTGAATGCCTCGCCGTCGATTTTGTCCTTATCGGCTTCAAGCGCCATTTTTACCGACCGCGCCAGGTCGCTCACGTGGCAGTACGGTCGCCAGAAGTTTTCGCCGTAAATCAGCAGGGGTTTTCCTAATGCCGCGTCACGGGTGAACTCGTTCACGGTAAGGTCGAACCGCGGCCGTGGCGAGATGCCGTAAACGGTGGAAAAACGAAGTATAGTGCGCGTAATAGTGCTACTTTCGTGGCTAAGCAGATATTTTTCAAAGTTGACTTTGGTCTCGGAGTAGAGTGAAATCGGGTTGAGGTCGGCGCTTTCGTCCAGCAGGTCATCCGCGATGGCCATTTTGCCATAATTGCTGCACGTGGAAGCGAATACGAACCGTTCGATGCCGGCTTCCTCGCAAAGCTCGTAGAGGCGTACGGAGGCGTGCCAGTTGACCTGTAATGCCAGGTCGGGAAACTTTTTACAAGGAGGTTCGCCTACAATGGCGGCAAGGTGGCATAC includes:
- a CDS encoding DUF3307 domain-containing protein yields the protein MKEFLLLLLAHILVDFYWQPTRWVTDKKEKKYKSRYLYFHTLLVIIVSYIALHQWKNPLPAILLGIAHGVIDLVKISFDKKGSLTWFIADQAAHLATIALTAVILTSSIPIGFQSFITWINTPKTLATVSGALLSLSPVSFLVGILTRPWREELSKLAPDADDNLANAGRWIGMSERLLIFVFVLVNQYSAIGFLIAAKSLLRYNDKATDTGIPPAYISKKSEYVLVGTLMSYTCAIAVALAAKMLR
- a CDS encoding amidohydrolase family protein → MFKKLSTILGCTTLAIYCHAQETFPRNGAYDERTGRYAFTNATIVADPKTTIENATMLIENGVIRETGKQVKIPAGTVAIDLKGKFIYASLIELDSDYGMPEVKRAQGGGGRQTPQLESNKKGAFGWNQAIQPETDASILFTPDDRKAGDLRKIGFGTVLVHAHDGIVRGNGALVTLTDEPANKAMLNSRASAHFSFSKGSSSQTYPSSGMGVVALLRQNYYDGDWYAKGGDNKETNLSLEAFNRIKGLPSFFEANDKYSVLRADKIGDEFGIQYIIRGGGDEYQRIREIRESKATLLLPLVFPDAYDVSDPWDAEMVTMSQLKHWELAPANASEVAKADIPFAFTASGLRNKADFWKNLRTAIEYGLPKEKALAALTTLPASLIKADKQIGSLKPGMLANFIITSGDLFSKDNVIYENWVQGKKFVLTALDAPDIRGSYSLSLNNQPAGKLQITGSPEKPEYKIVISDSVQITPKAILSNALLTLTYQQDKKTGGTTRLTGWLSGSGFAGEGVLPNGTVIPWSAALTEKYRAIAAADTTKPKTRENGPIVYPFVGYGNETLPARETILIKNATIWTNEKEGILQNADVIVQNGTITKVGKGLAAPSGARTVDGTGKHLTSGIIDEHSHIALFSINEGGQTSSAEVRMSDVINPDDINIYRQLAGGVTASHLLHGSANSIGGQSAMIKLKWGASQSEMLMPGVKTIKFALGENVKQSNWGDVQRVRFPQTRMGVEQVYFDHFLRAKEYAASWKSYNANAKKQNATAPRRDIELDALAEILGNERFITCHSYVQSEINMLMHVADSLKFKINTFTHILEGYKLADGMQKRGIGGSTFADWWAYKMEVKEAIPYNAALMYHEGVTVAINSDDAEMARRLNQEAAKTVEYGGVPEEEAWKMVTLNPAKLLHVDDRMGSVKVGKDADLVLWNASPLSVYARPEFTMIEGTIYFDRKKDEEKQKLIATERERLIQKMLGEKAEGKPTQKPEATKPHMWHCEDVVGIHAEHAEVGK
- a CDS encoding amidohydrolase family protein; translated protein: MKKYTLIACLLFGLSAGSQAQNPAPAKPQAKPIVLTGATIHVGNGKVIPNGAIAFDKGIITQVGPAGSVSAPAGAETIDVKGKHVYPGLISLNTTVGLQEIASVRATLDYQEVGEINPHVRAIVAYNTDSEVIPTLRGNGILLSQSVPQGGAISGSSSVFYSDGWNWEDAVLKKDDGIWLSWPPFLAGKFDNETFTYAIKRNEKRQETIDLFKKTFAEAKAYSEIANPSPVNLRLAAMKPLFEGTANLYIRADYAKDIIESVRFAKEAGVKKIVIAGGNEAHKVTSFLKEHQIPVIINTTHRLPDGADENVYLPYELPGILHKAGVIVAITYADEWWRTRNLGFLAGTASGFSDVAPEDALQFVTRNAADIIGAGQQVGTLEKGKQASLLVSDGDILDMRGNVVQMAFIRGGKVNLDDKQKRLYEKYKEKYGKK
- a CDS encoding CvfB family protein, whose product is MLFIGKYNYLTIERVTSVGMFLSDVEGEEVLLPNQYITDDMQVGDQIKVFVYLDSEDRPVATTQTPKIIRNEFAFLEVKDVSEYGAFLDWGLIKDLFVPFREQPQPMEIGEWHVVFLYLDQKSQRLLASAKIDKFLENERLTVQEGEEVNLLVWQKTDLGYNVVVNQYHKGLIYANEVFQPLQIGDSIKGYVKKIREENKLDISLQKAGYEVVEPVSKQILEEVKKGSGFLNLSDNSSPEEIYTRLKISKKVFKKAIGGLYKQGIIRIEEDGIYLV
- a CDS encoding TonB-dependent receptor, which translates into the protein MKKLLLIVSFLALPGFQLLAQDEPAHTYPITGKLEDSDKKPVPFANVALLAARDSALIGGGTADENGLFNIPAEPGSYLLKITFLAMDEKIVPNIRVAAQPVALGTITLTSNARVLEELVVQGEKSQMDLQLDKRVFNVGKDLANIGGNASDILNNMPSVTVDVEGNVALRGSGNVRILIDGKQSGMVGLNPAEALRQIPADLIESVEIITNPSSRYDAEGEVGILNIVMKKNIRYGLNGTFTGTAGYPSNFGASFNVNYRRKKVNLIANYGWMYRDGPGRGHSRQEYNSADTSFVYEQTNRRNRAGYSNNVRVGLDYFLNNYNTITATLSYRRSQNDNKSQLEYRDFDMNNLLTRTVTRTENETEPRTNIEAAFNYVKTFERKGQSLTFDAKYILSDETEASRFREVANNNSVDIRQRSYNTEDEKNFLAQLDYIHPFGKDGKVEAGLKTSIRLLDNDFSVHQEQESNYWVILPDFDNRLAYDEKIHAAYLMASNQFGKVFVQAGLRGEYSDILTELKKTGETNHRRYFNLFPSIHLSYKLQDAQTLQLSYSYRLSRPSFRDLLPFSNFSDSRVFRAGNPLLNPEFTHSFEAGHLINMEKGTLLSSIYYRRRLGVVENITSVDSTGFTTITPINLATGDSYGFEFNLTYDPAPWWKLTANANIFRAMNEGYYNDRLYSSDTYSWTSRLSSRVTLFGSVDFQTSFNYRAPRRTTQGKDLSIYFIDLGLSKDILKGRGTLTASVRDLLNSQKRRSITENAGYYSYSVFQWRPRQFLLTFSYRLNRSKEKQNFEKGGEMGDEE
- a CDS encoding nucleotidyltransferase family protein, whose product is MHWNIEPNYWPVNVVIMAGGKGTRLKPLTDNTHKSLIPVGGKPIIRHLIDHLASFGLREIHISVGHLAEQVIEYLGDGCEPGVTLRYVKERIPMGSIGALTLKQRWPHEHFLVINGDVYANFDVHHFCSTYFARQADMAVLAVPNTVKVPYGVLEINQNGDISHFSEKPEYDLMVNAGVYIFNQKVLNLLPKRIAYEGWQLIESAMHAGLHVAGVPQDSGYWIDIGSMETLQKAQEMSQIHIP